Proteins encoded together in one Solanum lycopersicum chromosome 7, SLM_r2.1 window:
- the LOC101248790 gene encoding peroxisomal fatty acid beta-oxidation multifunctional protein AIM1 — protein sequence MATLKVTMEVGIDGVAVITIFNPPVNALAIPIIAGLKEKWTEATMRNDVKAIVLTGNGGRFSGGFDINVFQKVHATGDTSQMPDVSVNLVVNMMEDGKKPAVAAIEGLALGGGLELALGCHARIAAPRAQLGLPELSLGVMPGFGGTQRLPRLIGLSKAVELMMTSKPIMSEEGKMLGLIDAIVPSAELLKVSRRWALDIAERRKPWMRSLHKTDKIGSLSEAHEILKVAREQVKQTVKNMPQHMACIEVIEEGIIHGGYNGVLKEAKVFKDLLMSDTSKGLVHIFFSQRATSKVPNVTDIGLKPRTVKKVAVIGGGLMGSGIATALALSNTIVILKEINSEFLQKGMKAIEANVSGLVARKNLPQDKADKALSMVKGALDYSDFKDVDMVIEAVIENVPLKQKIFSEIEKVCPPHCILATNTSTIDLNIIGENTTSKDRIIGAHFFSPAHIMPLLEIVRTEKTSAQAILDLMAVGRAIKKVPVVVGNCTGFAVNRTFFPYSQGAHILVNLGVNVFRIDTQIASFGLPMGPFQLQDLTGYGVAVAVGKEFRSAFSDRTFKSPLIDLLIKSGRNGKNNGKGYYIYEKGRKPRPDFTVLPIIEESRRLANIMPGGKPISITDQEIVEMILFPVVNEACRVLDEGIVVRASDLDVTSVLGMSFPSYRGGIVFWADTVGAGHIYRSLKKWSELYGNFFKPSRFLEERATKGIPLSAPSTSSVSRSRM from the exons ATGGCTACTCTTAAGGTGACGATGGAGGTGGGAATCGACGGCGTTGCAGTGATCACCATTTTTAATCCTCCGGTCAATGCTTTAGCTATTCCAA TTATCGCTGGATTGAAGGAGAAGTGGACTGAAGCGACGATGAGAAACGATGTTAAAGCTATTGTTTTGACTG GAAATGGGGGGAGATTTTCTGGTGGTTTTGATATCAATGTTTTTCAGAAGGTTCATGCGACTG GGGATACATCTCAGATGCCTGATGTTTCTGTTAATCTTGTGGTTAACATGATGGAAG ATGGTAAAAAGCCTGCAGTTGCTGCTATAGAAGGACTTGCACTCGGAGGTGGCTTAGAATTGGCATTG GGATGCCATGCACGAATTGCTGCACCACGAGCACAACTGGGGTTGCCAGAGCTCAGTCTTGGAGTCATGCCTGGATTTGGAG GTACACAGCGTCTTCCAAGGCTTATAGGGTTGTCTAAAGCTGTTGAACTTATGATG ACATCTAAGCCAATAATGTCGGAGGAAGGGAAGATGCTTGGTCTCATTGATGCCATTGTCCCTTCAGCAGAGTTATTAAAAGTATCTAGACGGTGGGCACTTGATATTGCAGAAAGGCGCAAGCCTTGGATGCGTTCCCTTCACAAGACAGACAAAATTGGTTCCCTTTCAGAAGCACATGAAATACTGAAGGTGGCTAGGGAACAAGTGAAACAGACAGTTAAGAATATGCCTCAGCACATGGCGTGCATTGAGGTAATTGAAGAAGGCATCATTCATGGAGGATATAATGGGGTTCTCAAG GAAGCTAAAGTATTCAAGGACCTTTTAATGTCAGATACATCAAAGGGTcttgttcatatatttttttcccaacGGGCAACTTCGAAG GTACCTAATGTCACTGATATTGGCCTCAAACCTAGGACAGTCAAGAAAGTTGCTGTAATAGGTGGAGGTTTAATGGGTTCAGGCATAGCTACAGCCCTTGCCCTTAGCAACACAATTGTTATACTTAAGGAAATTAATTCTGAGTTTCTTCAGAAGGGGATGAAAGCTATTGAAG CAAATGTCAGCGGACTGGTAGCTAGAAAGAATTTGCCACAGGATAAAGCAGATAAAGCCCTTTCAATGGTTAAAGGTGCACTGGATTATTCAGATTTTAAGGATGTGGATATGGTCATAGAG GCTGTCATTGAAAATGTTCCACTAAAACAGAAAATATTTAGCGAGATTGAGAAGGTATGTCCTCCACATTGTATTTTGGCAACAAACACATCTACTATTGACCTCAACATTATTGGAGAAAATACCACATCCAAGGATCGGATTATCGGGGCCCACTTTTTCAG TCCTGCTCACATTATGCCTTTGCTGGAGATAGTACGAACTGAGAAGACATCTGCCCAAGCAATTCTTGACCTTATGGCTGTTGGAAGGGCAATTAAAAAAGTACCTGTTGTGGTGGGAAATTGTACTGGTTTTGCTGTCAATAGAACCTTCTTTCCCTACTCCCAGGGTGCACATATTCTGGTCAATCTAGGAGTGAATGTATTCAGGATTGACACACAAATTGCCAGCTTTGGTCTCCCTATGGGTCCCTTCCA GCTTCAGGATTTAACAGGATATGGAGTGGCTGTTGCTGTAGGGAAGGAATTTCGTTCTGCTTTTTCTGATCGCACTTTTAAGTCTCCGTTGATCGACCTTCTAATAAAAAGTGGTAGAAATG GTAAAAACAACGGAAAAGGCTACTATATTTATGAGAAGGGAAGAAAACCAAGACCTGATTTTACTGTGCTTCCAATTATTGAGGAATCAAGAAGGCTCGCCAACATAATGCCTGGAGGAAAG CCAATATCTATCACTGACCAAGAAATTGTTGAGATGATACTCTTTCCAGTTGTGAATGAGGCATGTCGTGTTTTGGATGAAGGGATAGTAGTCCGAGCCTCTGACCTTGATGTCACATCTGTCCTTGGAATGAGTTTTCCATCTTACCG aggtggtattgttttctggGCTGACACTGTTGGTGCTGGACATATCTATAGAAGTCTTAAGAAGTGGTCAGAACTATATGGTAATTTCTTCAAGCCCTCAAGGTTCTTGGAAGAGAGAGCAACAAAGGGCATTCCCTTG AGTGCTCCTTCTACGTCTTCAGTTTCAAGGTCACGCATGTAA